In the genome of Gloeotrichia echinulata CP02, one region contains:
- the ntcA gene encoding global nitrogen regulator NtcA — MIVTQDKALANVFRQMATGAFPPVVETFERNKTIFFPGDPAERVYFLLKGAVKLSRVYEAGEEITVALLRENSVFGVLSLLTGNKSDRFYHAVAFTPVELLSAPIEQVEQALKENPELSMLMLRGLSSRILQTEMMIETLAHRDMGSRLVSFLLILCRDFGVPCADGITIDLKLSHQAIAEAIGSTRVTVTRLLGDLREKKMISIHKKKITVHKPVTLSRQFT, encoded by the coding sequence ATGATCGTGACACAAGATAAAGCCCTAGCAAATGTTTTTCGTCAGATGGCAACCGGAGCTTTTCCGCCAGTTGTCGAAACGTTTGAACGCAATAAAACAATTTTTTTTCCTGGCGATCCTGCTGAACGAGTTTATTTCCTTTTGAAGGGTGCTGTTAAACTTTCCAGGGTCTACGAAGCGGGAGAAGAAATAACGGTAGCACTGCTCCGGGAAAATAGTGTTTTTGGTGTGTTGTCACTGCTGACGGGAAATAAGTCGGATAGGTTTTACCATGCGGTTGCATTTACCCCTGTAGAATTGCTGTCAGCGCCAATTGAACAAGTCGAGCAAGCACTTAAGGAAAATCCCGAATTATCGATGTTAATGCTGCGGGGTCTGTCTTCGCGCATTCTGCAGACAGAGATGATGATTGAAACTCTCGCTCACCGAGATATGGGTTCCAGGTTAGTGAGTTTTTTGTTGATTCTCTGTCGCGATTTTGGTGTTCCTTGTGCCGATGGAATCACAATTGATCTCAAGCTATCTCATCAGGCGATCGCTGAAGCAATTGGTTCTACTCGCGTTACCGTTACTAGGTTACTCGGTGATTTGCGTGAAAAGAAGATGATTTCTATCCACAAAAAGAAGATTACTGTGCATAAACCTGTAACTTTAAGTAGGCAATTTACTTAG
- the fabI gene encoding enoyl-ACP reductase FabI — protein sequence MLNLTGKNALVTGIANNRSIAWGIAQQLHQAGANLGITYLPDERGKMEKKVAELVEPLNPSLFLPCNVQNDDQIQSTFESIREKWGKLDILIHCLAFANKDDLSGDFSQTSRAGFNTALEISTYSLAQLSGAAKPLMTEGGSIVTLTYLGGVRAIPNYNVMGVAKAGLEASVRYLAAELGPQNIRVNAISAGPIRTLASSAVGGILDMIHHVEQVAPLRRTVTQLEVGNTAAFLCSDLSSGITGQVLYVDAGYEIMGM from the coding sequence ATGCTAAATCTGACTGGCAAAAACGCTCTGGTTACAGGTATTGCAAATAACCGCTCGATTGCCTGGGGAATCGCCCAACAATTGCATCAAGCAGGCGCTAACTTGGGCATTACCTACCTGCCAGATGAGCGAGGTAAGATGGAGAAAAAAGTCGCAGAACTGGTTGAACCCCTAAATCCCAGCTTATTCCTCCCCTGTAATGTCCAAAATGACGATCAAATCCAGTCTACCTTTGAATCGATCCGGGAGAAATGGGGAAAACTAGATATCCTCATTCATTGTCTGGCCTTTGCCAATAAAGACGACCTAAGTGGGGATTTTAGCCAAACCTCAAGGGCTGGGTTTAACACCGCTTTAGAAATTAGCACCTACTCCTTAGCGCAGTTGAGTGGTGCGGCTAAACCGTTGATGACGGAGGGGGGTAGTATCGTCACCCTGACTTATTTGGGCGGTGTCAGAGCAATTCCCAATTATAACGTCATGGGAGTTGCTAAAGCAGGTTTAGAAGCCAGTGTGCGTTATCTGGCTGCGGAACTAGGTCCACAAAATATTCGAGTCAATGCTATTTCCGCAGGTCCCATCCGCACTTTAGCATCTAGTGCAGTGGGAGGGATTTTAGATATGATTCATCATGTCGAACAAGTAGCTCCCCTGCGACGCACAGTCACTCAGCTAGAGGTAGGCAATACCGCAGCTTTCTTATGTAGTGATTTGTCCAGTGGAATTACTGGGCAAGTCCTGTATGTGGATGCAGGATATGAAATCATGGGGATGTAG
- the hisB gene encoding imidazoleglycerol-phosphate dehydratase HisB, with the protein MQISDRQINFSHQDQSNFTPRIACVHRTTGETDVQVTINLDGTGICTAATGIPFLDHMLHQIASHGLFDLDVKAKGDWEIDDHHTNEDVGITIGKALSQALGDRKGIVRFGNFLAPLDEALIQVALDFSGRPHISYGLQIPTQRVGTYDTQLVREFFVALVNHSQMTLHIRQLDGINSHHIIEATFKAFARAMRMAVEIDSRRAGMIPSSKGVL; encoded by the coding sequence ATGCAAATCAGCGATCGCCAAATAAATTTCTCACACCAAGACCAGTCAAACTTTACGCCTCGCATCGCCTGTGTTCATCGCACTACGGGCGAAACTGACGTACAAGTCACAATTAACCTTGATGGTACAGGCATCTGCACGGCAGCAACAGGAATTCCATTTTTAGATCATATGTTGCATCAAATAGCCTCCCACGGGCTATTTGACTTGGATGTCAAAGCCAAAGGAGACTGGGAAATTGACGACCACCACACCAACGAAGATGTGGGTATTACCATAGGAAAAGCTTTAAGCCAAGCCCTAGGCGACAGAAAAGGCATTGTCCGCTTTGGTAATTTCCTTGCGCCCCTCGATGAAGCTTTAATTCAAGTCGCACTTGACTTTTCCGGACGCCCCCACATCAGCTACGGCTTGCAAATTCCCACCCAGCGGGTAGGAACTTATGATACTCAGTTAGTGCGAGAATTTTTTGTAGCCCTGGTGAATCATAGCCAAATGACACTGCATATTCGTCAGCTGGATGGGATTAATTCCCATCACATTATTGAGGCTACATTTAAAGCCTTTGCCAGAGCAATGCGGATGGCGGTGGAAATTGACTCCCGTCGGGCTGGAATGATTCCCAGTTCTAAGGGAGTTTTGTAG